One genomic segment of Dehalogenimonas alkenigignens includes these proteins:
- the secD gene encoding protein translocase subunit SecD produces MKKYRFGLITILVLFILSALVVLPVGKGVIGGRAIELGLDLQGGLHLVYEADLSGVAEADRDSILNGVVDVISNRVNPLGVSEPNIEKQGDNRVVVQLPGTALTDAQKQRIGSTALLVFAELAAEGEEARWENELGRWKPATAEIDGAVKELDSSYFKDNTFLTSDQTTGRIELRFEWNEEGAKISEAVTTRILGKRMGIFEGDTALLGDNGQPIAPVVEGIISTSGVITGLSFNEAEILSRQLNAGRLPVPLEIIYENTVSPVLGADFVDRSVLAGAVGVILVMIFMTAFYRLPGFLSSLALMVYIAIVLAIYKLVPVTLTLAGIGGFILSIGMAVDANVLIFERMKEELRARRTVGAAIEAGFSRAWTAIWDSNVTTLIVCAILVWVGGSVAAGAPVQGFALTLGVGVLSSMFTAMFVTRTFLRMLIGSQTARKLSLFTTEAGDQNA; encoded by the coding sequence ATGAAAAAATACCGATTCGGGTTGATAACCATCCTGGTCTTGTTCATCCTTTCGGCGCTGGTGGTGCTGCCGGTGGGCAAAGGCGTCATCGGCGGCCGGGCTATCGAACTCGGTTTAGACCTTCAAGGCGGCCTGCACCTGGTATATGAAGCCGACCTGTCCGGAGTAGCCGAGGCCGATCGGGACAGCATCCTGAACGGCGTTGTTGACGTCATCAGTAACCGGGTCAACCCGCTGGGCGTCAGCGAACCCAATATCGAGAAACAGGGCGATAACCGCGTTGTGGTGCAGCTGCCGGGAACGGCGCTGACCGACGCCCAGAAGCAGCGCATCGGCTCCACGGCGCTTCTGGTCTTCGCCGAACTGGCCGCCGAAGGCGAGGAAGCCCGGTGGGAGAATGAACTGGGGCGCTGGAAGCCGGCTACCGCCGAAATCGACGGCGCGGTCAAGGAGCTTGATTCCAGCTATTTTAAAGACAACACCTTTTTAACCAGCGACCAGACCACCGGCCGAATCGAGCTTCGGTTCGAATGGAACGAAGAGGGCGCCAAGATCAGCGAGGCGGTCACTACCCGCATCCTCGGTAAAAGGATGGGTATCTTTGAGGGCGACACCGCCCTCCTCGGCGATAACGGCCAGCCGATCGCCCCGGTCGTCGAAGGCATCATCTCCACCAGCGGCGTCATTACCGGCCTGTCGTTCAACGAAGCCGAAATCCTGTCCCGCCAGCTCAATGCCGGCCGCCTGCCGGTACCGCTGGAGATTATCTATGAAAATACCGTGTCGCCGGTGCTGGGCGCCGATTTCGTCGACCGGTCGGTACTGGCCGGCGCCGTCGGCGTCATCCTGGTTATGATTTTCATGACCGCCTTCTACCGCCTGCCGGGCTTTCTGTCCAGCCTGGCGTTAATGGTATACATTGCCATTGTCCTGGCGATATACAAGCTGGTGCCGGTCACCCTGACACTGGCCGGCATCGGCGGCTTCATCCTGTCCATCGGCATGGCGGTGGACGCCAACGTGCTCATCTTCGAGCGGATGAAAGAGGAGCTCCGGGCCAGGCGCACCGTCGGCGCCGCCATTGAAGCCGGTTTCTCCCGGGCCTGGACCGCCATCTGGGATTCCAACGTCACCACCCTCATCGTCTGCGCCATCCTGGTCTGGGTCGGCGGCAGCGTCGCCGCCGGGGCGCCGGTGCAGGGCTTCGCCCTGACCCTTGGCGTGGGCGTACTCTCCAGCATGTTCACTGCCATGTTCGTTACCCGGACATTCCTGCGGATGCTCATCGGCAGCCAAACCGCGCGGAAGTTATCTCTATTCACTACCGAAGCAGGTGACCAGAATGCCTAA
- the secF gene encoding protein translocase subunit SecF — protein sequence MPNIIGKRKLFLSISGALIALSLLSLAVFGLKSGIDFSAGSLLTVAFDTTPSLADLKSELGALGHGNAIVQETGSEDFIIRLGVLSDAEKNSLEDGLEAAFGPLTERGFEMVDPIIASQTSRTAMIAVGLASIGILAYLTYAFRRMPKPLHYGVGAVAAVLHDVLAVLGIFAALAALLGLEINLVFIIGILAVIGYSVNNTVVVYDRIRENTLRGGGSFESIVNRSVVETFIRSLNTSFTTIIVVLALMLFVGATIQNLALVMFIGIVVGTYDSLFVAPAILVIWDNYDKSRLAPRASRAGA from the coding sequence ATGCCTAACATCATCGGCAAGCGCAAGCTGTTTTTAAGCATCTCCGGGGCGCTCATCGCCTTATCGCTTTTGTCTCTGGCGGTTTTCGGCCTCAAGTCCGGCATCGATTTCTCCGCCGGGTCGCTCCTGACCGTCGCCTTCGACACCACGCCCTCCCTGGCCGACCTGAAGAGCGAACTGGGGGCGCTGGGTCACGGCAACGCCATCGTCCAGGAGACCGGCAGCGAGGATTTCATCATCCGGCTGGGCGTCCTCTCCGACGCCGAGAAGAATAGCCTTGAAGACGGCCTGGAAGCGGCGTTCGGGCCGCTGACCGAGCGCGGCTTCGAGATGGTTGACCCGATTATCGCCAGCCAGACCTCCAGAACGGCCATGATCGCCGTCGGCCTGGCTTCGATCGGCATCCTGGCTTACCTGACCTACGCCTTCCGCCGCATGCCCAAGCCGCTGCATTACGGCGTCGGCGCCGTCGCCGCGGTGCTCCATGACGTCCTGGCGGTGCTGGGCATCTTCGCCGCGCTGGCGGCGTTATTAGGCCTGGAGATCAACCTGGTGTTCATCATCGGCATCCTGGCGGTCATCGGCTACAGCGTCAACAACACCGTGGTCGTCTACGACCGCATCCGCGAGAATACCCTGCGCGGCGGCGGCAGCTTTGAAAGCATCGTCAACCGAAGCGTCGTCGAGACTTTCATCCGCTCCCTGAACACTTCGTTCACCACCATCATCGTGGTGCTGGCTCTGATGCTGTTCGTCGGCGCCACCATCCAGAACCTGGCGCTGGTGATGTTCATCGGCATCGTCGTCGGCACCTATGATTCGCTGTTCGTCGCCCCGGCCATCCTGGTCATCTGGGACAACTACGACAAGAGCCGCCTGGCGCCCAGGGCTTCCCGGGCCGGAGCCTAG
- a CDS encoding cation diffusion facilitator family transporter: MGGPSRAAAVSVASNSLLIFLKVTVGLLTGAVSILAEAIHSALDLLAAVIAFFGLRAAGKPADREHPFGHGKWENVSGSIEAVLIFIAAVWIIYEAVKRIIGGAEVEMLGWGIAVMAVSAAANTLVSRYLFKSAREHDSLALEADAQHLRTDVITSLGVLLGLLAVQLTGLTILDPIIAIAVALIIVRAAWDILHKSFGGIIDAGLPPAEQRLIADILNEHRGALAGFHEIRTRKAGAQRFLELHLVMPRGITVEESHRMCDHLEADLRARLPRLEVALHVEPCDEDCPNCPAAACPERRES; encoded by the coding sequence GTGGGCGGCCCCAGCCGCGCCGCCGCCGTTTCGGTGGCTTCCAATTCACTGCTCATCTTCCTCAAGGTGACGGTGGGCTTGCTCACCGGCGCCGTCAGCATCCTGGCCGAGGCCATCCATTCCGCCCTCGACCTGCTGGCGGCGGTCATCGCTTTCTTCGGTCTCAGGGCGGCCGGCAAACCGGCCGACCGGGAACACCCCTTCGGCCACGGCAAGTGGGAAAACGTTTCCGGCAGCATCGAGGCGGTACTGATTTTCATCGCCGCGGTGTGGATCATCTACGAGGCGGTCAAGAGGATCATCGGCGGCGCCGAGGTTGAAATGCTCGGCTGGGGCATCGCCGTCATGGCCGTCTCCGCCGCCGCCAACACCCTGGTCAGCCGCTACCTTTTCAAATCAGCCAGGGAGCATGACTCGTTGGCCCTGGAAGCCGACGCCCAGCACCTGCGCACCGATGTCATCACTTCCCTGGGCGTGCTCCTGGGCCTTCTGGCGGTGCAGTTGACCGGCCTGACCATTCTCGATCCCATTATCGCTATCGCCGTAGCCCTGATCATCGTCAGGGCGGCCTGGGACATCCTGCATAAATCCTTCGGCGGCATCATCGACGCCGGCCTGCCGCCCGCCGAGCAGCGGCTCATCGCCGACATCCTGAACGAGCACCGCGGCGCCCTGGCGGGCTTTCATGAAATCCGGACGCGCAAAGCCGGCGCCCAGCGCTTCCTGGAACTGCATCTGGTGATGCCCCGCGGCATCACCGTCGAGGAGTCCCACCGCATGTGCGACCACCTCGAAGCCGACCTGCGGGCGCGCCTGCCGCGGCTTGAGGTGGCGCTTCACGTGGAGCCGTGCGATGAAGACTGCCCGAACTGCCCCGCCGCCGCCTGCCCGGAGCGCCGGGAATCTTAG
- a CDS encoding histone deacetylase family protein, translating to MNTGYVFHPSYLDHDTGAGHPETAARLEAVMSRLKSDGLLERLVPVEARRAAEAELAAVHSRGYISRVREICAAGGGWLDADTPVSKKSCEAAEYAAGGAVAAVEAVMGGGERISSCFALVRPPGHHAFAGAGGGFCLYNNIAIAARYAQSRYGLRRLAIIDFDVHFGNGTAAVFEGDPGVLFISTHQFPHYPGGGDVDDTGSGSRISIPLPEGCGDDEYLSIFDDIILPAVRRFRPELLLVSAGFDAHRDDPLAEMKVSTEGYSGIAGRIKRLAEEICGGRLVLCLEGGYNLEALAASVAATFRALLGGAPDLSPRPVPRRVAGLAAALKQRNRLD from the coding sequence ATGAACACCGGCTACGTTTTCCATCCCTCATACCTGGACCATGACACCGGCGCCGGCCACCCGGAGACCGCCGCCCGGCTGGAAGCCGTTATGTCCCGCCTGAAATCCGATGGCCTGCTTGAGCGGCTGGTCCCCGTCGAGGCGCGGCGGGCGGCGGAGGCGGAACTTGCCGCTGTCCACAGCCGCGGCTATATCTCCAGAGTCAGGGAAATTTGCGCCGCGGGCGGCGGCTGGCTGGACGCCGACACGCCGGTCTCAAAAAAGTCCTGCGAGGCCGCGGAATATGCCGCCGGAGGCGCTGTGGCGGCCGTAGAGGCGGTCATGGGCGGCGGTGAGAGGATTTCCTCGTGCTTCGCCCTGGTCAGGCCGCCGGGGCACCACGCCTTCGCCGGGGCGGGCGGCGGCTTCTGTCTTTATAACAACATCGCCATAGCCGCGCGGTACGCCCAGTCCCGTTACGGTTTGAGGCGGCTGGCCATCATCGACTTCGATGTCCACTTCGGCAACGGCACCGCCGCTGTCTTTGAAGGCGACCCTGGCGTGCTGTTCATCTCAACGCACCAGTTTCCGCACTACCCCGGCGGCGGCGATGTTGACGACACCGGCAGCGGCAGCCGGATCAGCATACCGCTGCCCGAGGGCTGCGGCGACGATGAATATTTGTCCATCTTTGACGACATAATCCTCCCGGCGGTCAGGCGTTTCAGGCCGGAACTGCTGCTGGTTTCAGCCGGCTTTGATGCCCACCGGGACGACCCGCTGGCGGAGATGAAGGTCTCGACCGAAGGCTACTCCGGCATCGCCGGCAGGATCAAGCGGCTGGCTGAGGAAATCTGCGGCGGGCGGCTGGTCTTATGCCTGGAAGGCGGCTACAACCTGGAGGCGCTGGCGGCTTCCGTGGCGGCCACTTTCAGAGCGCTCCTCGGAGGCGCCCCGGATCTGTCGCCGCGCCCGGTGCCGCGGCGCGTCGCCGGCCTGGCCGCCGCATTGAAACAGCGGAACCGCCTGGACTAA
- a CDS encoding endonuclease domain-containing protein: MPYLNKKLARDLRKSQTEAEKLLWSKINSRQLDGIKFRHQRLIGDYIVDFVSLTHRLIIELDGEHHNALADIDSDNRRTEQLQRMGYSVIRFWNNDVLKNCDGVVHVIQDELSRITHSEDVKITPSPCPLPSGDGRGDSLPALPESI; encoded by the coding sequence ATGCCATACCTGAATAAAAAACTTGCCCGGGATCTCAGAAAGAGCCAGACAGAAGCCGAAAAGCTGCTGTGGTCAAAAATCAACAGCCGGCAATTAGATGGCATTAAATTCCGGCACCAGCGTTTGATCGGAGATTACATCGTTGATTTCGTCTCGCTTACGCATCGGCTTATCATCGAACTTGACGGCGAGCATCATAATGCCCTCGCGGATATTGACAGCGACAACCGGCGGACAGAGCAGCTCCAGAGAATGGGATACAGCGTAATCCGGTTCTGGAATAACGATGTGTTAAAGAACTGCGACGGCGTCGTCCATGTGATTCAAGACGAGCTTTCCCGTATCACTCATTCTGAAGATGTCAAGATTACACCCTCACCCTGCCCTCTCCCGTCAGGCGACGGGAGAGGGGATTCCTTGCCCGCTTTGCCAGAGAGCATATGA
- a CDS encoding beta strand repeat-containing protein — MKKLNKIFSVVLTVAIAASMLIAAVPVSAADNAWSAVSVPAHTGEVMPNDYLQTGFMTMGIDGTLYAYAQVNHSSNQYKLIKSTNGGRSWTMANLPDQTQAATAVFCSPNEANVVYVAQGATLYKSTDSGATFANRGTAAGTITAIGAALAGGSYKVFIGTGNGVFYQNEGELFPVFDATAFLNTAGFNVQALKLSPNFATDLGIIVIKKAAGAAPIASFSVNGFGFNTTLKDVQIVAATDNTVVSIDFPSDFNMSTAPFFYAGLNGTNGGVYRVMGNASTPSILQLPFFGTAQPVVSIDVLGTFSGATIFAGTSNGKAFLSTDGGANFTAAKKLTPFAGMTMVALKSDFATSGVAYALQGGMGLAQNDQSGFSLSVDQAKNFSAVSLLNDSFSAINDMAATSTVTWLATSRATAGVGSSPAGSFTATGNTTSTAIAADKLTITNGHATDGLTATFNVATGSVSAAINAGSSAGAAIVGNVIFLGAGDSATLTATAAGTSGSIDIQGLGAGSVVLAVVEDLLGTANAIVVPPAVLPGVGSFSLPDAASATPGVVAGSIAITLTAGAVTVTGAATGNGTYTFGVDAFPVNVTMDTANPTATITQTGAVAAAGTFALTTATASTTSPISLAAAVTAGTTVYANSLWRKTGDNWERVYFSGTDAAAINMLRLSPNYATDQTVVFTTKGTNNKIMVSNNNGTLFTAQLVAPGGATPVVANTLIVLDKNVYVVGGNSGVVTKTLDNGFTWTNVTIAAPTGGTTGNITSMARSSDGTALVVGTDQGRLSKSTDLGATWTTSTAALTGATSLMVAFRTGSNDVVWATEATGGLFSYDFAATTPAWSSRQDDGVALFDSAAGNLLTAPVGLASGTAAGTAWVTYGLNANGSVVRLLSSASKAGLIAPSSDFSSASALFANGNTLTVVSGAKMFTYTDTLAVAVAGVTVGAFTTSQATVSWTALTGVDRFAVAIVQSSTAARDLYSATLATSSQSGTSYTITGLAANTTYTVRVWGVRTSDDAHLATATFAGTFTFSTQPNVPTTPSNLAPAAGASNVPTMPTFQWAAVTGATSYELEVSTASSFSPLTGTKITTSIPAAAWTGTALANNTTYYWRVRAITGTGTSDWVISVFTTAAATPTSPPVTIPTSPVVTPTVTVVIPDTETPTYIWAIIGVGALLTVLVIVLIVRTRRVV; from the coding sequence ATGAAAAAGTTAAACAAAATCTTTAGCGTCGTGTTGACAGTAGCCATCGCGGCCAGCATGCTGATCGCGGCTGTTCCTGTCAGCGCTGCTGACAACGCCTGGAGCGCGGTCTCCGTACCGGCTCACACCGGCGAAGTCATGCCCAACGACTATCTCCAGACCGGTTTCATGACCATGGGCATTGACGGCACCCTTTACGCTTATGCTCAGGTCAATCACTCCAGCAATCAGTACAAACTGATTAAGTCCACCAACGGCGGCCGCTCCTGGACCATGGCCAACCTGCCGGACCAGACCCAGGCCGCCACCGCCGTCTTCTGCTCCCCCAACGAGGCGAACGTTGTTTACGTCGCCCAGGGAGCCACCCTGTACAAGTCCACCGATAGCGGCGCCACCTTCGCCAACCGCGGCACTGCCGCTGGCACTATCACCGCCATCGGCGCCGCCCTCGCCGGCGGCAGCTACAAGGTGTTCATTGGTACTGGCAACGGCGTCTTCTACCAGAACGAAGGCGAACTCTTCCCCGTCTTCGACGCCACCGCCTTCCTGAACACCGCTGGCTTTAATGTCCAAGCCCTCAAGCTTTCCCCCAACTTCGCCACTGACCTGGGCATTATCGTCATCAAAAAGGCTGCTGGTGCAGCCCCCATCGCTAGCTTCTCCGTTAATGGCTTCGGCTTCAACACCACTCTTAAAGATGTTCAGATTGTTGCTGCCACCGACAACACTGTCGTTTCCATTGATTTCCCGTCTGACTTCAACATGTCCACCGCTCCGTTCTTCTATGCCGGCCTTAACGGCACCAACGGCGGCGTCTACCGCGTGATGGGCAATGCCTCCACCCCGTCCATCCTGCAGCTGCCCTTCTTCGGTACTGCCCAGCCGGTTGTCAGCATTGATGTTCTTGGCACCTTCTCCGGCGCCACCATCTTTGCCGGCACTTCCAATGGCAAGGCTTTCCTCAGCACTGACGGCGGCGCCAACTTCACCGCTGCCAAGAAGCTGACCCCCTTCGCTGGCATGACCATGGTCGCCCTCAAGAGCGACTTCGCCACCTCTGGTGTTGCCTACGCTCTCCAGGGCGGCATGGGCTTGGCCCAGAACGACCAGTCCGGTTTCAGCCTGAGCGTTGACCAGGCCAAGAACTTCAGCGCCGTTAGCCTGCTGAATGATTCATTCTCGGCCATCAACGACATGGCTGCCACTTCCACCGTCACCTGGCTGGCCACCAGCCGCGCGACTGCCGGCGTCGGTTCTTCTCCCGCCGGTTCTTTCACCGCTACTGGTAATACCACTAGTACCGCTATCGCGGCTGACAAGCTGACCATTACTAATGGTCATGCGACCGATGGTTTAACTGCTACCTTCAATGTTGCTACCGGTTCGGTTAGTGCCGCTATTAATGCCGGCTCTAGCGCTGGTGCAGCCATTGTAGGCAACGTCATCTTCCTTGGCGCCGGTGATTCAGCTACCCTGACCGCTACAGCCGCTGGAACCAGTGGCTCGATTGATATTCAGGGTTTGGGCGCCGGTTCCGTTGTGTTAGCTGTTGTTGAGGATCTTCTCGGCACCGCTAACGCTATCGTTGTTCCCCCGGCTGTTCTGCCCGGTGTTGGCTCTTTCAGCCTGCCCGATGCCGCTAGCGCTACCCCGGGTGTCGTGGCTGGTTCTATCGCCATCACCCTGACCGCTGGCGCCGTCACCGTCACTGGTGCGGCCACTGGTAACGGCACCTACACTTTCGGTGTCGATGCCTTCCCGGTTAACGTCACCATGGACACCGCTAATCCCACCGCCACCATCACCCAGACCGGCGCTGTGGCCGCTGCTGGCACCTTTGCCCTGACCACTGCTACCGCCTCGACCACCTCACCCATCAGCCTGGCAGCCGCGGTTACTGCCGGCACCACCGTTTATGCCAACAGCCTGTGGCGCAAGACCGGCGACAACTGGGAGCGCGTTTACTTCAGCGGCACTGATGCCGCCGCCATCAACATGCTCCGCCTGTCGCCCAACTACGCCACCGACCAGACTGTTGTCTTCACCACCAAGGGCACCAACAACAAGATCATGGTCTCCAACAACAACGGTACCCTCTTCACCGCTCAACTCGTCGCTCCCGGTGGAGCCACCCCGGTTGTTGCCAACACCCTGATCGTCCTTGACAAGAATGTTTACGTCGTCGGCGGCAACTCCGGCGTCGTGACCAAGACCCTTGACAACGGCTTCACCTGGACCAACGTTACCATCGCTGCCCCCACCGGCGGCACCACTGGTAACATCACCTCCATGGCCCGCTCGTCCGACGGCACCGCTCTGGTAGTCGGCACCGATCAGGGCCGCCTGTCCAAGTCCACCGACCTCGGCGCCACCTGGACAACCTCGACTGCCGCCCTCACCGGCGCCACCAGCCTGATGGTTGCTTTCCGGACCGGCTCCAATGATGTCGTTTGGGCTACTGAAGCCACCGGTGGTCTATTCTCCTATGACTTCGCCGCCACCACCCCGGCCTGGTCTTCCCGCCAGGACGACGGCGTCGCTCTGTTCGACTCCGCCGCCGGCAACCTGCTGACCGCTCCGGTCGGCCTGGCCTCCGGCACCGCCGCCGGCACAGCCTGGGTCACCTACGGCTTGAACGCCAATGGCTCGGTTGTCCGCCTGCTGTCTTCTGCCTCCAAAGCCGGCTTGATCGCCCCCAGCAGCGACTTCTCCTCCGCTTCCGCCCTGTTCGCTAACGGCAATACGCTGACCGTCGTCTCCGGCGCCAAGATGTTCACCTACACCGACACTCTTGCCGTCGCCGTCGCCGGCGTTACCGTTGGCGCCTTCACCACCAGCCAGGCCACCGTCAGCTGGACCGCTCTGACCGGCGTCGATCGCTTCGCCGTCGCTATAGTCCAGAGCAGCACCGCTGCCCGCGACCTGTACAGCGCTACCCTGGCCACCTCCAGCCAGTCCGGCACCTCCTACACCATCACCGGCCTCGCTGCCAACACCACCTACACCGTCAGAGTCTGGGGCGTTCGCACCTCTGACGATGCTCACCTGGCTACCGCCACCTTCGCCGGGACCTTCACCTTCTCCACCCAGCCCAACGTCCCGACCACTCCGTCCAACCTGGCCCCGGCCGCCGGCGCTTCCAACGTGCCGACCATGCCGACCTTCCAGTGGGCGGCTGTGACTGGCGCCACCAGCTACGAGCTTGAGGTCTCCACCGCTTCATCCTTCAGCCCGCTGACCGGCACCAAGATCACCACCTCCATCCCGGCGGCCGCCTGGACCGGCACCGCCCTGGCCAACAACACCACCTACTACTGGCGCGTTCGGGCCATCACCGGCACCGGCACCTCCGACTGGGTCATCAGCGTCTTCACGACCGCTGCTGCCACCCCGACCTCTCCTCCGGTGACCATCCCGACCTCCCCGGTAGTCACCCCGACCGTGACCGTGGTCATCCCCGACACTGAGACCCCGACCTACATCTGGGCCATCATCGGCGTCGGCGCTCTGCTCACCGTCCTGGTCATCGTCCTGATCGTCCGCACCCGCCGCGTCGTCTAA